The following coding sequences are from one Ornithodoros turicata isolate Travis chromosome 1, ASM3712646v1, whole genome shotgun sequence window:
- the LOC135392710 gene encoding uncharacterized protein K02A2.6-like: MATKSASECHAADTPPRLNKIDKPERRKKRFCYRCGGSNHASEACNFRDAVCHRCKRKGHIKRACQSGTKVKPAGRQSLGNLKEENDWVQNNPGGNAILRLESHKNDPMYATVSVEDVPLTMEIDTGAAVSVMSLQQYQNCFPHLTLEPTSLRLRTYTGEALTPQGYITVNVNYGGRQRTLPLHILRQPGVPLLGRNWVRELRLDWAGLNTMSLDVNTITGQLTEKYKPLFTEELGKIKGEQACLKLKEGSTPRFLKARSLPFSLRNAVENEINKLEKMGVISPTSCSAYGTPVVPVVKKDGSVRLCGDYRTTLNQVLEVEKYPLPRFDEIFAALAGGKYFSKIDLNRAYLQVEVDEQSSQYLTLNTHKGLYKVNRLAFGITSAPAIFQRIMDNMLKDLDGVIVYLDDIHVMGRSEQEHIRNLERVLQRLMERGVRIKRGKCEFLKTELQYLGHVINAEGVKPSKEKVEAVLRAPAPTDKQQLRSLLGVINFYGKFLPDLSSVLYPLHRLLKLKVAWSWNQQCHMAFNRVKELLASPRVLVHYDPDAPLQLECDASAFGVGAVLSHIQEDGSVKPIAYASRTLSTAEANYSHLEKEALALIFGVKKFHSFLYGREFVLLTDHKPLQTIFGEKSSTPTIAAARLQRWSLILAAYRYELRYRAGKANVVADCFSRLPLQRTQEDDDDEVSAIYSLGLESFPVNCAEIAKETARDRVLSVVAEVIAKGWPATINDEALKPYFSHRTELTMHQGCILWGMRVLIPSKLRTRVLDELHCGHPRIVRMKEIARSYTWWPRIDDELEQMVKRCDDCQEQRPQPPKAPLHPWSWPSRRWDRVHLDFAGPFLSKNFLVAVDAHSKWPEVFVLQSTTAAATIQCVRELFTRWGIAGTIVTDNGPQFCAESFQMFLKQNGVKHITSAPYHPSSNGLAERFIRTLKEGLKKDQSHSLEVRLANLLLVYRNTPHATTAQSPATPMLGRPLRTRLVLMKPSLDLTVRQKQVIQSFTRSPRCRVFQVGDPVRVRNYRGGEKWVMGNVVERTGPVSYRVKVNCQNGTLVWRRHADQMITADVPAKKTAQEESSDLFPSVQSGSATFTDNATATVETPPSPQMERRYPSRVRKPPDRYQAT, encoded by the coding sequence ATGGCGACAAAGAGCGCCTCGGAATGTCACGCGGCGGACACGCCCCCAAGACTGAATAAGATTGATAAACcagagagaagaaagaaacgctTTTGTTATCGGTGCGGCGGCAGCAATCATGCGAGTGAGGCGTGCAACTTTCGAGACGCTGTCTGCCATAGATGTAAACGGAAGGGACACATCAAAAGAGCTTGCCAGTCTGGAACGAAGGTCAAGCCCGCGGGACGACAATCCTTGGGTAATTTGAAGGAGGAGAACGACTGGGTTCAGAATAATCCTGGGGGAAACGCTATCCTTCGACTGGAGTCGCACAAGAATGATCCTATGTATGCTACCGTTTCCGTCGAAGACGTTCCACTTACGATGGAGATTGATACCGGTGCTGCTGTTTCTGTAATGTCTTTACAACAGTACCAGAACTGCTTCCCACACCTGACCTTGGAACCCACATCTCTACGTCTGCGCACGTATACTGGTGAAGCACTAACGCCCCAAGGGTACATTACGGTCAACGTCAACTACGGAGGTCGTCAGCGGACCCTGCCCCTTCATATCCTGCGTCAACCAGGTGTCCCTCTCCTGGGCCGTAACTGGGTGCGTGAGCTGCGGCTAGATTGGGCCGGACTGAACACCATGTCGCTTGACGTCAACACAATTACCGGACAGTTGACTGAGAAGTACAAGCCTCTTTTCACCGAAGAACTCGGAAAGATTAAGGGTGAGCAAGCATGTCTCAAGTTAAAGGAAGGCAGTACGCCACGTTTCTTGAAAGCTCGAAGCTTACCGTTTTCTCTGAGGAATGCTGTGGAAAATGAGATAAATAAATTGGAGAAGATGGGAGTAATATCGCCAACAAGCTGCAGCGCATATGGCACGCCAGTAGTTCCGGTCGTCAAGAAGGACGGCTCCGTCCGATTATGTGGTGACTACCGAACAACGTTAAACCAAGTCCTGGAAGTCGAAAAGTATCCCCTTCCGAGGTTCGATGAGATTTTTGCGGCGCTTGCTGGTGGAAAGTACTTTTCGAAAATAGATCTTAATCGTGCATATCTTCAAGTAGAAGTCGACGAGCAATCAAGTCAGTATTTAACGCTGAATACCCACAAAGGACTGTATAAGGTAAACCGTCTTGCCTTTGGTATTACTTCGGCCCCTGCAATATTCCAGAGAATCATGGATAATATGCTGAAAGACCTGGATGGTGTCATCGTCTACCTAGACGATATTCATGTTATGGGGAGGTCAGAACAAGAGCATATTCGGAATCTGGAAAGGGTTCTGCAGCGCCTAATGGAACGAGGGGTCCGTATAAAAAGGGGAAAATGCGAGTTTTTGAAGACCGAGTTACAGTACTTAGGACATGTCATTAACGCTGAAGGCGTGAAGCCGTCGAAAGAGAAAGTTGAAGCGGTACTGCGTGCCCCCGCGCCGACAGACAAACAACAGCTTCGCTCGCTGCTGGGAGTAATCAATTTCTACGGGAAATTCCTGCCAGACCTATCAAGTGTCCTGTATCCCCTGCACAGGCTTTTGAAACTAAAAGTGGCATGGTCGTGGAACCAGCAGTGTCACATGGCATTCAATAGAGTAAAGGAATTACTCGCATCACCGCGGGTCTTGGTGCACTACGACCCGGACGCCCCGTTGCAGCTTGAATGCGACGCCTCGGCTTTTGGAGTAGGTGCGGTACTGTCGCACATACAAGAAGACGGAAGTGTGAAACCCATAGCCTACGCGTCACGAACACTAAGTACAGCGGAGGCAAATTATAGTCACTTGGAGAAAGAAGCACTTGCCTTAATATTTGGCGTTAAAAAGTTTCATAGCTTCTTGTATGGACGAGAATTTGTGCTACTGACTGACCACAAGCCACTTCAGACCATATTCGGTGAAAAGTCAAGCACACCTACTATTGCTGCTGCACGTCTGCAGAGGTGGTCCCTTATTCTAGCAGCATATCGCTACGAGCTTCGCTACAGGGCCGGAAAGGCCAACGTCGTCGCGGATTGTTTTTCTCGTCTGCCGTTGCAAAGGACTCAggaggacgacgatgacgaaGTCAGTGCGATCTACTCTTTGGGACTTGAAAGTTTCCCTGTGAACTGCGCAGAAATAGCTAAAGAAACTGCTCGCGATCGAGTACTAAGTGTGGTGGCGGAAGTTATTGCCAAGGGGTGGCCTGCAACTATAAATGATGAGGCACTGAAACCTTATTTCTCACACAGGACAGAGCTAACAATGCATCAAGGATGCATCCTGTGGGGAATGAGGGTCCTGATACCTTCAAAGCTACGCACGAGGGTGCTCGACGAACTCCACTGCGGACATCCAAGAATCGTCAGGATGAAAGAAATTGCAAGAAGTTACACATGGTGGCCACGAATCGACGACGAGCTGGAACAGATGGTAAAACGATGCGACGACTGTCAGGAACAACGCCCTCAACCACCGAAGGCTCCGTTGCATCCCTGGTCCTGGCCGTCGCGACGATGGGACCGTGTGCACCTGGACTTCGCGGGTCCCTTCTTGAGTAAGAACTTTTTAGTCGCGGTGGACGCGCACTCCAAGTGGCCGGAGGTGTTTGTGCTCCAGTCAACGACCGCAGCAGCTACTATACAGTGTGTGCGAGAACTGTTTACGCGATGGGGTATCGCGGGTACAATTGTCACAGACAATGGACCTCAGTTTTGTGCGGAGTCTTTTCAGATGTTTCTCAAGCAAAATGGCGTGAAACACATAACATCGGCGCCCTACCACCCATCAAGTAATGGGTTGGCAGAGAGGTTCATCCGGACGTTGAAAGAAGGCCTGAAGAAAGATCAAAGTCACTCTCTGGAGGTGAGACTGGCTAACCTGCTTTTAGTTTACAGAAACACTCCACATGCCACAACGGCACAGTCACCCGCAACGCCCATGTTGGGACGACCATTAAGAACCAGACTGGTCCTCATGAAGCCGTCCCTCGACCTCACCGTCCGACAGAAACAAGTAATACAATCCTTTACCCGGAGTCCCAGATGCCGCGTTTTTCAAGTGGGAGATCCTGTGCGCGTCAGAAACTACCGTGGTGGTGAGAAATGGGTAATGGGAAATGTTGTTGAGAGAACGGGACCGGTGTCATATAGGGTCAAGGTGAATTGCCAGAATGGTACACTCGTCTGGAGGAGGCACGCTGACCAAATGATAACAGCTGACGTTCCTGCCAAGAAGACAGCCCAAGAAGAATCGTCAGACCTTTTCCCGTCGGTTCAAAGTGGATCAGCTACCTTTACCGACAACGCCACCGCTACGGTGGAAACACCACCGTCACCACAGATGGAACGAAGATACCCGTCACGTGTACGCAAACCTCCTGACCGCTATCAGGCTACTTGA